One genomic segment of Gaiellales bacterium includes these proteins:
- a CDS encoding FAD-dependent oxidoreductase has product MRRRSELPRRAELVVIGSGIVGAASAFFAARAGMSVLVLERRRALCSLTTAVAAGGYRLQLEHREEVELVSRTVRLLERFAEETGQSLHDPCLRAQGYLWLARSAATAARQSDLVARQRAWGVGGVELLTGDETRARFPWVPDDVLQARFRQADGLIEPKRIAMGLLEGSGAEVVTSVGVTGFDLSSGRLNGVVTDRGTVACGSCVIAAGPLSEPLARTAGIDLPVTAVRRQRVLLWDVPEVPRDAPMTIDEETTAHWRPVASGAYLLYPDAAERGSDPVEDVPADPDFAVQLLDPDSAIAVARTARFWRDVWERGGSAWVVQAGQYTMTPDQRPLVGATGIEGLFVNTGYSGHGVMAGPAGGEILGRLLAGELRESPFRLDREFVAATQAF; this is encoded by the coding sequence ATGCGTCGCAGGAGCGAACTTCCCCGGCGGGCGGAGCTGGTGGTGATCGGGAGCGGCATCGTCGGCGCCGCGAGCGCGTTCTTCGCCGCCCGCGCCGGCATGTCCGTGCTGGTGCTGGAACGGCGCCGCGCGCTGTGCTCGCTGACGACGGCGGTGGCCGCGGGCGGCTACCGCCTCCAGCTCGAGCACCGCGAGGAGGTGGAGCTGGTCTCGCGCACGGTGCGGCTGCTCGAGCGCTTCGCGGAGGAGACCGGCCAGTCCCTCCACGACCCCTGCCTGCGGGCCCAGGGCTACCTCTGGCTCGCGCGCTCCGCCGCGACCGCGGCCCGCCAGAGCGACCTGGTCGCGCGTCAGCGTGCCTGGGGCGTGGGCGGCGTCGAGCTGCTGACCGGCGACGAGACGCGCGCGCGATTTCCGTGGGTGCCCGACGACGTCCTGCAGGCCCGGTTCCGGCAGGCGGACGGCCTGATCGAGCCCAAGCGGATCGCGATGGGTCTGCTCGAGGGCTCAGGGGCCGAGGTGGTGACGAGCGTTGGGGTCACGGGGTTCGACCTTTCGAGCGGGAGGCTGAACGGGGTGGTGACCGACCGCGGCACCGTCGCGTGCGGCAGCTGTGTGATCGCCGCGGGCCCGCTGTCGGAGCCGCTCGCCCGGACGGCCGGCATCGACCTGCCCGTGACCGCGGTGCGCCGGCAGCGCGTGCTGCTCTGGGATGTGCCGGAGGTTCCGCGCGATGCGCCGATGACCATCGACGAGGAGACGACGGCCCACTGGCGGCCGGTTGCCTCCGGCGCCTACCTGCTGTATCCGGATGCCGCGGAGCGGGGGAGCGACCCGGTCGAGGACGTGCCGGCCGACCCGGACTTCGCCGTGCAGCTGCTCGACCCCGACAGCGCCATAGCCGTCGCCCGCACCGCCCGGTTCTGGCGGGACGTCTGGGAGCGCGGCGGGTCGGCGTGGGTGGTGCAGGCCGGGCAGTACACCATGACGCCCGACCAGCGGCCGCTGGTCGGCGCCACCGGCATCGAGGGCCTGTTCGTGAACACCGGCTACAGCGGGCACGGCGTGATGGCGGGCCCGGCGGGCGGAGAGATCCTCGGCCGCCTGCTCGCGGGCGAGCTCCGCGAGAGCCCGTTCCGGCTCGACCGGGAGTTCGTCGCTGCCACACAGGCGTTCTGA